The genomic stretch TCAGGATATTTCCAATAATGAGGGTTGGTGTAATGATGGGAATAAAGATCGCCAGAAAATGCTGCAAAGCTGCAAAAATAGCTTCTACCAATGGCGGTCTTTGATTCAACGTGTATATAATTCCAGATTTATTTTGCTCCATATTAATAAAAATGGAAGCTGAACGGTTAATGTGACCGACCAGCTTCCAATATTGTTAATCCTTATAGAGTTGACAGTATTTCCGCAATTTTTTGTTGCATGCTTTCCAGGTAGGTTTCCCAGTAATGCTCCACTACTTTATCAATCATGAAGTACGGAGTAAGCACACAAGCACGCATGAGGCGGAAGCTGTGTACTTTATCCCATTCGGATTTATCAATCCCTAATCGCTTTGCAATGCCAACAGGGGCATCTCCATAATCAGCATAGGTAAATTCTGTGTGAGAGGTTATGAAATCATTTTTGAACACTGGTCCTGCTACATAAGAACTCAGATCATAAATCTGGAAATTGAGCTCATTCATCTTTTTCAAGTCTTTATTGCCTTCAATATTGAATGCAAAATCAACCATATTGAAATCCGGTTTTGTGAGAGTATCCATCTTTACTTTTGTTCCGTTTATGTTCAGAATCTTGTTCTTTTGGATATGATTGTAGAATCTCTGTGCTCCTTCGATGCTTGCACCGATGAGTCTGCCATAACCTGTTATGTTCAAAGGTAAAACTCTATGGGCAACCCATACCGCTGCTGCGGTTGCTCCAGCTTTAGAACCTTCAAGGATATAGCTTCCAAGTAATGCGGGAACTTTGGTTCCTTTCTCAAATGTATACGCGGCAAAGTAGGAAATCGCATCGGTCATTCTTCTATCTTTTATCGTGATACCTCCTGCTGCGTAGGGCACATAACCCATCTTGTGCGGATCTATGGTAACGGAGTCTGACTCTTCGATCGCTTTGAATGCATTGTACACATCCATGCTTGGCCAATCGATCTCATCCTTATTGATAATGCCGTCTTTATGCAATCGGAGTCTCAGTTCATCATACGGGATAAATTTGAAATTCTCATCAAGAAAGATCGAACGTGCATAACCACCATAAGCAGCATCGATATGCAGATAGAAAGAGATTCCTTTCTTTTCTAGTTCCTTTCTAAGGGCAACGACCTGGTCGACATGATCAACTGCGCCTTCTTCTGTGCTTCCAACTACTGCAACGACTCCGAGTATGGGTATCTCCTTACTTACCAGATCATCAATCGTCTTTTTAAGCACATCGATATCCATTCTGTAATGTTCATCAACCTGGATGGAGATCACATTGTTCAATCCGAGTCCGATAATTTCACCGGCTTTTACCCATGAATAATGTTTTGTTTGCGGAACGATCCATTTACCAAGCTGTTTCTGAACGATGCCTGTTCCTCGAACAGATTTATC from Candidatus Cloacimonadota bacterium encodes the following:
- a CDS encoding tyrosine decarboxylase; the encoded protein is MDKIDINGLFLGPKSENGKFFKEKVIDVINEHLFWRKDFHPEDDPVITLHEKDQKDFRMTEEKVHQVIDTVCAKLKETSMPWHSPRYLGHMNADILMPAMIGYIAAMLYNPNNVAYEASTATSPMELECGYDFADLMGYDREKAWGHICTDGSVANLEAIWYARNLTSIPFAIKELRPKLVEGKSDWQLANMTVEQILDLSENVKDIWDEIRDKSVRGTGIVQKQLGKWIVPQTKHYSWVKAGEIIGLGLNNVISIQVDEHYRMDIDVLKKTIDDLVSKEIPILGVVAVVGSTEEGAVDHVDQVVALRKELEKKGISFYLHIDAAYGGYARSIFLDENFKFIPYDELRLRLHKDGIINKDEIDWPSMDVYNAFKAIEESDSVTIDPHKMGYVPYAAGGITIKDRRMTDAISYFAAYTFEKGTKVPALLGSYILEGSKAGATAAAVWVAHRVLPLNITGYGRLIGASIEGAQRFYNHIQKNKILNINGTKVKMDTLTKPDFNMVDFAFNIEGNKDLKKMNELNFQIYDLSSYVAGPVFKNDFITSHTEFTYADYGDAPVGIAKRLGIDKSEWDKVHSFRLMRACVLTPYFMIDKVVEHYWETYLESMQQKIAEILSTL